The segment GCGCGTTTCGCCCTGGGCTTTGCGGCCCACCGCGCCGACCCGGATGCGGCCGTGATCCACAGCGCCGCCTGCCTGCACGACTTTGCCGAGATGCTGCTGTGGATCCACGCCCCAGGCCTGGCCTTGCAGATCCGCCAGCGCCAGATCATGGACCGCCATCTGCGCAGCGCCGCGGTGCAGCGCGAGCTCCTGAACATCGAGCTGGCCGATCTGGAGCAGGCCCTGATGAAGGCCTGGCATCTGCCCGAGCTGCTGGCCCATATCACCGACGACAAGCGCGGCCTGGACCCGCAGGTGCAGACCGTGCGCCTGGCCGTGCGCCTGGCCCGCCACACGGCCGACGGCTGGGACGACCCGGCCGTGCCCGACGATCTGCGTGACATCTCGCAGCTGCTCAACCTCGATGCGGGCGCCACCGAGCGCCTGCTGCACGAACTGGACGTCTGAACCCATGGCCGGCCCCAGCCAGACCTTCTGGCAAGAACGCTTTGAACGCGGCGACACCCCCTGGGATCGCGGCGCCCCTCATCCCCAGCTGCAGGCCTGGCTGGCCCAGGGCCTTCTGAGCCCGGGCCAGCAGGTGCTGGTGCCGGGCTGCGGCCGCGGCCATGAGCTGCAGGCCCTCGGCCGGGCCGGCATTGCCGCCACCGGCCTGGACTACGCGCCCGCCGCCGTGGCCCTGGCGCGCGAGCGCCTGGGCGCGCTGCCGGGCCGGGTGCTGGAGGCCGATGTGCTGGCCTGGCAGCCCGAGAGCCCGCAGGACCGCATCTACGAGCAGACCTGCCTGTGCGCCCTGCACCCCGACCAGTGGCAGCGCTATGCCCGCCAGTTGCACGCCTGGCTCAAGCCCGGCGGCCTGCTGCTGGCGCTTTTCATGCAGGCGCGGCGCGAGGGCGCGGACCAGGGCCGGGTGGAAGGCCCGCCCTACCACGGCGACATCAATGCCATGCGCGCCCTCTTCCCCGCCGAGCACTGGGACTGGCCGGCCCCGCCCTATACGGCTGTGGGCCATGAGCGCGGCTGGTTCGAGCTGGCGGTGGTGCTGACGCGGCGCTGAAGCCCTAGAGGGGCACGGCCGTGGTGTTCTTGAGCCGGTCCAGCACAAAGCTGGTCTTGCAGTCCTGCACGCTGGGGTGCTTCAAGAGGGTCTCGCTGATGAAGCGGGCGTAGTGCGCCATGTCCTGCACCAGCACGCGCAGCAGATAGTCCATCTCGCCGGTCAGGGCCGCGCACTCCACCACCTCGGGCCAGGTCTGCACCGCGGCGCGGAACAGGTCCATGGGGTTGCGCTTGTGGCTCTCGGTCTGCTTCTCCAACCGCACATTGATATAGGCCGTCAGCGAGAGCCCCACCTTCTCGGGCCGCACCAGGGCCACATAGGCCTGGATCGCGCCCGACTCCTCCAGCCGCCGCACGCGGCGCAGCACGGCCGAGGCCGAGAGATTGACCTGGGCAGCCAGGGCGTCGTAGGTGACGCGGCCGTCCTGCTGCAGCGCCCTCAAGATGCGCCGATCAATCGCGTCGAGCTGGATATCGCCTTCCATACCCGGAGTTTCGCAGGATTCCTGCATGCCCAGAGATTCCCACGCCTGAGATCGCAGGAATCCTGCGCCCCCGCGCTTCTACAGTCTTGACCTATCGCAAGGCATTCAAAGCAGGAGACCCCGCCATGGCATTCACCCCCTGGGACAACCCGATGGGCACCGACGGCTTCGAGTTCATCGAGTTCGCCGCCCCCGATCCCGCAGCGCTGGGCCAGCTCTTCGAGACCATGGGCTTCAGCGCCGTGGCCAAGCACCGCCACAAGAACGTGACCCTGTACCGCCAGGGTGGCGTGAACTTCATCATCAACGCCGAGACCGACGCCTTCGCCCAGCGCTTCGCGCGCCTGCACGGCCCCTCAATCTGCGCCATCGCCTTCCGCGTCAAGGACGCCGCCTATGCCTACCAGCGCGCGCTGGAACTGGGCGCCTGGGGCTTTGACAACAAGACCGGCCCCATGGAGCTGAACATCCCGGCCATCAAGGGCATCGGCGACTCGCTGATCTATCTGGTGGACCGCTGGCAGGGCAAGAACGGCGCGGCCCAGGGCGAGATCGGCAATATCTCGATCTACGACGTGGACTTCGTGCCCCTGCTGGACGCGCAAGGCAAGCCCGTGGACGCCAACCCCAAGGGCAATGGCCTGACCTATATCGACCACCTGACGCACAACGTCTTCCGCGGCCGCATGAAGGAATGGGCGGACTTCTACGAGCGCCTGTTCAACTTCCGCGAGGTGCGCTACTTCGACATCGAGGGCAAGCTCACCGGCCTGAAGAGCAAGGCCATGACCAGCCCCTGCGGCAAGATCCGCATCCCCATCAACGAGAGCAGCGACGACAAGAGCCAGATCGCCGAGTACCTGGACCTGTACCACGGCGAAGGCATTCAGCACGTGGCCCTGGGCACGGACGATATCTACACGACCGTCGAAGGCATGAAGGCCGGCGGCGTGGTGTTCCAGGACACCATCGACACCTACTTCGACCTGATCGACAAGCGCCTGCCCGGCCACGGCGAGCGCGTGGACGATCTGCGCCGCCTGCGCATCCTGATCGACGGCGCCGCCCACCTGGGCGCCGAGAAGGAGCTGCTGCTGCAGATCTTCACCAAGGAAGTGATCGGCCCCATCTTCTTCGAGCTGATCCAGCGCAAGGGCAATGAGGGCTTCGGCGAGGGCAACTTCAAGGCCCTGTTTGAGAGCATCGAGCTCGACCAGATCCGCCGCGGCGTGCTCAAGGACGAGAGCAAGGACGAGAAGGCCTCGGCCTGATCTTGCCCCGCCCTCCCAGGCCGGGAGGGCGATCTCTCAGGCCGCGCTGCCCAGCTCGGCCTGCACCCAGGCCCAGACCTGGGGATCAAAGGCCAGCTGCAGATGGCCGCGCCCGGCCAGGTGCCGGGACGCCGCCCCCGCCAGCGCGGCGGTGCCGGCCGGATAGACCACCTGATCGGCATTGCTGTAAATGCACAGCAGGCGCTCCCGGAACTCGGCGGACTCGCCCGCCTCCAGCTGCTGCAGCCACTCGCCGCCGCGCCGCATCTGGCGGCCATTGGGCGTGCTGGCCAGGGCCGCCAGCAGGGTGCCGTGATGCGGCGAGCCCAGGGTGATCACGCGGTGCAGGCGCTCGGGCCGCGCGGCGCCATGGCGCCGCCACCAGGCCCGCAGGGCCAGGCCGCCCATGCTGTGCGCCACCACCAGGGGCGGCTGTCCCGTGGCCCGCTCCAGGCGCTGCAGGGCGTCTTCGATCAGGTCCGCATAGGCATCGATGGAACCATAGGCCGGCTCCAGCGTGGGCGCCACACAGGCATGGCCCTGGGCCCGCAGGCGCCGCAGCCAGCTGTTCCACAGCCCGCGGTTGCAGCTGTAGCCATGCAGCAGCAGCACGCCGCGCCGGCCGTTCGGCCGGGCAGGCAGATGGTCGGGCTCGGCCGCGGCGCGAAAGGGCTGCTGCCAGGCAAAGACCCGCTCGCAAACCCAGAACTCCTGCCAGGCGGCCGCCAGCAGCGCAGGCAGGCCCGGACGCCCGGCCGGCTCGCCGCGGTTGAACCAGCGCAGGGCCACAAAGCCCAGGGCCAGAAAAAGCCCGTAGCCCCAGAAACCCAGCGCGGCCCAGGCCAGGGCGGCCCCCAGCCCTTGCGCGGGCCAGGCCCAGACCGCCAGGCCCGCGGCCAGGCTCAGGCGCAGCAGCAGCTGCAGACGTTGAATCCATGCGTTCATGGCCGCGCATCATCGCCGATGCCGGCGGCCGCCCGGGCGCGCCACAATCCCGGCATGGCAGATCAGGAAGATGCCCCCACGGGCTTGCGCGAGCAGATCCAGTTCTTTTTGCAGACCGTGGCGGCCGAGGCCGCCGTGCGCCGCGCCGACCCGGCGCTGGCCGGTCGCGTCGAGGCGCTCAAGCACTATCAGCAGCAGCGCTTCGCGCGCAGCTATGCCGATCTGCTGGACACACCGCGCTACGGCCCGGCGGCGCGCTTCTTTCTGGAGGAGCTCTACGGCCCCGAGGACTTCAGCCAGCGCGACGCCCAGTTCGCCCGCGTGGTGCCCACCCTGGTGCGGCTCTTCCCCGAGGAGGTGGTGCTCACGGTGGCCCAGCTGGCCGAGCTGCACGCCCTCTCGGAGCAGCTGGACAGCGCCATGGCGCGCCATCTGCCCCGGCGAGAGATCAGCGCCGAGGACTATGGCCGGGCCTGGCGCGCCGCCGCCACGCCGGCCCAGCGCGAGCAGCAGATCAAGCTGCTGCTCGCCGTGGGCGAGGCTCTGGAGGGCCTCACCCGCAAGCCCTTGCTGCGCCAGGCCCTGCGCATGATGCGCGGCCCGGCCGCCGCCGCGGGGCTGGGCGAGCTGCAGCAGTTTCTGGAATCGGGCTTCGACACCTTCAAGGCCATGAAGGGCGCGCAGGAGTTTCTCCACACGATTGCCACGCGCGAGCGTGCGCTGGCGGCGGCGCTCTTCGCTGGCTGAGGCCTGCGTGAGCGCGGCTGTCTCGCAGGCGACTGAAGCCTAGGGCAAGTCCCCTAGCCCACGGGGCGAGGCTGGCAGGACCATCGGACAGCCCGCCGCCCTGGCGCCGCGGGCCACCGACAACAAGACCCCTAGGAGACCTGTGATGAGTGCGCTGCTGGCCCCGACGAGCCCCGACAAGCCCTGGCTGAAGAGCTATCCAGAGGGCGTGCCCGCCGCCGTGAAGGTGGACAGCTACCGCTCCCTGGTGGCCCTGCTGGAAGAGGCTTTTCGCAAGCATGCGCAGCGCGATGCGGCCATCTGCATGGGTCAGCGCCTGAGCTTTCGCCAGGTGGACGAGCTGTCCCAGGCTCTGGGCGCCTGGCTGCAGGCCAAGGGCCTGGAGCGCGGCAGCCGGGTGGCCATCATGATGCCCAATGTGCTGCAGTACATGGTGGCGATTGCCGCCATCCTGCGCGCCGGCTACACGGTGGTGAACGTCAACCCGCTCTACACCGCACGCGAGCTGGAGCACCAGCTCAAGGACTCGGGCGCCCGCGCCATCATCGTGCTGGAGAACTTTGCCGCCACGCTGGAAGATGTGATCGAGCGCACCGAGGTGTGCCATGTGCTGCTCACCGGCCTGGGCGATCTGCTGAGCTGGTGGAAGGGCCCGCTGATCAACTTCGCCGTGCGTCATCTGAAGAAGATGGTGCCCGAGTACCGCCTGCCCCTGGGGCCGGCGCGCAGCGTGACGCGCTTCGGCCAGGCCCTGGATGAAGGCGCGCGCCTGCACCTGCGCCCCGTGGACCTGGGGCCGGAGGATGTGGCCTTTCTGCAGTACACGGGCGGCACCACCGGCGTGTCCAAGGGCGCGACCCTGCTGCATCGCAATGTGGTGGCGAACATCCTGCAGTCCGAGGCCTGGTTCTCGCCCATGCTGCGCCAGCGCGGGGACAAACCCATGACCACGGTCTGCGCCCTGCCCCTGTATCACATCTTCGCGCTCACGGCCTGCTATATGCTCGGCGCCCGCCTGGGCATGACGAATCTGCTGATTCCCAACCCGCGTGACATCCCCGGTTTCGTGGCCACCTTGCGCGAGCAGCGGGTGCACATGTTCCCGGCGGTGAACACCTTGTTCAACGCCCTGGCCAATGACCCCGGCTTTGCCCGCCTGGACTTCAGCGAGCTGCTGATCTCCAACGGCGGCGGCATGGCCGTGCAGCAGGCCACGGCCGAGAAGTGGCTCAAGATCACCGGCTGCCCGGTGGTGGAAGGCTACGGGCTCTCCGAGACCTCGCCGGTGGCCACGGTGAACCGCGTGGACGTGCACGACTTCACCGGCTCGATCGGCCTGCCGCTGCCCTCCACCGATATCGAGATCCGCGACGACGAGGGCCGTACGCTGGCGCTCGGCGAGGTCGGCGAGATCTGCATCCGCGGTCCGCAGGTCATGGCCGGCTACTGGCAGCGCCCGGACGAGACGGCCAAGGTAATGACGCCCGACGGCTTCTTCCGCTCCGGCGACATTGGCTTCATGACGGCCGAAGGCTACACCAAGATCGTCGACCGCAAGAAGGACATGATCCTCGTCTCCGGCTTCAACGTCTTCCCCAACGAGGTGGAAGAGGTGGCGATGTCCCATCCCGGCATCCTGGAATGCGCGGCGATCGGCGTGCCGGACCAGCATTCCGGCGAGGCGGTGAAGCTCTTCGTGGTGAAGAAGGACCCCAGCCTGGCCGAGGAAGACCTGAGCAGCTACTGCCAGCAGCAGTTCACGGCCTACAAGCGGCCCAAATACATCGAGTTTCGCGACGAGCTGCCCAAGAGCAATGTGGGCAAGATCCTGCGACGCGAGCTGCGCAGCGGCACGGCATGAGCAGGGCGCATCCCGCGGTGCTCCCCGAGGACATCCAGGTTCTGGAGCGCGGCTGGCTGTCCTCCAACTCGGTGCTGATGCATGGGCGGGGCGCCGAGGGCGC is part of the Shinella sp. XGS7 genome and harbors:
- a CDS encoding HDOD domain-containing protein; protein product: MTPPAPTLPLQEALPSLGAWTAAFRAAEIPVLAATAESLELMRSNEDAFDANSIGEMIASDPLMTLKVLAHAATYHADKRQTDAETVTAAIVWMGITPFFTVFGPQPTVEEHLRLQPAALGGLQRVLRRADRAARFALGFAAHRADPDAAVIHSAACLHDFAEMLLWIHAPGLALQIRQRQIMDRHLRSAAVQRELLNIELADLEQALMKAWHLPELLAHITDDKRGLDPQVQTVRLAVRLARHTADGWDDPAVPDDLRDISQLLNLDAGATERLLHELDV
- a CDS encoding methyltransferase domain-containing protein is translated as MAGPSQTFWQERFERGDTPWDRGAPHPQLQAWLAQGLLSPGQQVLVPGCGRGHELQALGRAGIAATGLDYAPAAVALARERLGALPGRVLEADVLAWQPESPQDRIYEQTCLCALHPDQWQRYARQLHAWLKPGGLLLALFMQARREGADQGRVEGPPYHGDINAMRALFPAEHWDWPAPPYTAVGHERGWFELAVVLTRR
- a CDS encoding Lrp/AsnC family transcriptional regulator is translated as MEGDIQLDAIDRRILRALQQDGRVTYDALAAQVNLSASAVLRRVRRLEESGAIQAYVALVRPEKVGLSLTAYINVRLEKQTESHKRNPMDLFRAAVQTWPEVVECAALTGEMDYLLRVLVQDMAHYARFISETLLKHPSVQDCKTSFVLDRLKNTTAVPL
- the hppD gene encoding 4-hydroxyphenylpyruvate dioxygenase, which translates into the protein MAFTPWDNPMGTDGFEFIEFAAPDPAALGQLFETMGFSAVAKHRHKNVTLYRQGGVNFIINAETDAFAQRFARLHGPSICAIAFRVKDAAYAYQRALELGAWGFDNKTGPMELNIPAIKGIGDSLIYLVDRWQGKNGAAQGEIGNISIYDVDFVPLLDAQGKPVDANPKGNGLTYIDHLTHNVFRGRMKEWADFYERLFNFREVRYFDIEGKLTGLKSKAMTSPCGKIRIPINESSDDKSQIAEYLDLYHGEGIQHVALGTDDIYTTVEGMKAGGVVFQDTIDTYFDLIDKRLPGHGERVDDLRRLRILIDGAAHLGAEKELLLQIFTKEVIGPIFFELIQRKGNEGFGEGNFKALFESIELDQIRRGVLKDESKDEKASA
- a CDS encoding triacylglycerol lipase; the encoded protein is MNAWIQRLQLLLRLSLAAGLAVWAWPAQGLGAALAWAALGFWGYGLFLALGFVALRWFNRGEPAGRPGLPALLAAAWQEFWVCERVFAWQQPFRAAAEPDHLPARPNGRRGVLLLHGYSCNRGLWNSWLRRLRAQGHACVAPTLEPAYGSIDAYADLIEDALQRLERATGQPPLVVAHSMGGLALRAWWRRHGAARPERLHRVITLGSPHHGTLLAALASTPNGRQMRRGGEWLQQLEAGESAEFRERLLCIYSNADQVVYPAGTAALAGAASRHLAGRGHLQLAFDPQVWAWVQAELGSAA
- a CDS encoding long-chain-fatty-acid--CoA ligase, whose product is MSALLAPTSPDKPWLKSYPEGVPAAVKVDSYRSLVALLEEAFRKHAQRDAAICMGQRLSFRQVDELSQALGAWLQAKGLERGSRVAIMMPNVLQYMVAIAAILRAGYTVVNVNPLYTARELEHQLKDSGARAIIVLENFAATLEDVIERTEVCHVLLTGLGDLLSWWKGPLINFAVRHLKKMVPEYRLPLGPARSVTRFGQALDEGARLHLRPVDLGPEDVAFLQYTGGTTGVSKGATLLHRNVVANILQSEAWFSPMLRQRGDKPMTTVCALPLYHIFALTACYMLGARLGMTNLLIPNPRDIPGFVATLREQRVHMFPAVNTLFNALANDPGFARLDFSELLISNGGGMAVQQATAEKWLKITGCPVVEGYGLSETSPVATVNRVDVHDFTGSIGLPLPSTDIEIRDDEGRTLALGEVGEICIRGPQVMAGYWQRPDETAKVMTPDGFFRSGDIGFMTAEGYTKIVDRKKDMILVSGFNVFPNEVEEVAMSHPGILECAAIGVPDQHSGEAVKLFVVKKDPSLAEEDLSSYCQQQFTAYKRPKYIEFRDELPKSNVGKILRRELRSGTA